Genomic window (Eublepharis macularius isolate TG4126 chromosome 6, MPM_Emac_v1.0, whole genome shotgun sequence):
TCCCTTCCATTTAATGGGTGAAACTGTTCAGAACTTTGttcctcttcttcccttcccttccctttcccttccctttcccttcccttcaatCAAGGCTTTTTTGGGTGATGATGTCTACAACTTGAACTTGTAGGTCACATATAGACAATGCAAACATTTTACTGAAAATTGCTCTTAGAGAGTAGCTGGTATGATTTCTGACTGTATTGTTTTGAAGACATGAGAAACTAGAGGCCTTCAAGTAGCATGCCTGGCTTGCCAAACACTGAGTTTGATCCTGTGATCAGACAGTGGGAAGTTTTGATGGTCATAGATGTGTCCTGcatccccctcccaccagccacacATTCTGATCTCAGAAAGTTTATTGCTGAGTTCAAGGGACCCACATGTTTCTAATACTGAAGAGATGGGAAAAGTGCAGTAGAAACAATCAAAATGATCACAGGTTGGAGTGCCTGCCTTATGAGGAAAAGCTAAAGAATCTGGGGAGTTTTCATTTAGAAAAAGGCCACTGAGGAGTGACATGATAGATGTCTAGAAAATAATAAATGGTGTAGAGAAACTTTACTCCCACTTCTACGATACTAGAAATCAGGGTAAACCATTTGAATTTGATCAGTGGCAGAGTCAAGGCAGACAAAAAGAAGTACAATGTCTTACAACAGGTAGTTAACTTATGGAGCTCACTGCTGTAAGATGTAGTGCTAGCTTCTggctttaaaaaaggtaaaggtagtctcctgtgcaagcactgagtcattattgacccatgggggacatagcattacgacattttcttggcagactttttacggggtggtttgccattgcattctccagtcatctgcactttaccctcaggaaactgggaactcattttactgacctcggaaggatggaaggctgagtcaaccttgagctggcaactTGAACCTgtagcttgggctacagtactgcagcttatcagatggatttaaaagggagtTGGACAGACTCAGGGTATATtattggctattagccatgacaaCCCAACATGGTCTTCAAGTTCAGAGGCAGAGGGCCTTTGATTGTTAGATGCTGGGGAGCAGCCAGCAAGTGAGTGGCTGTCTACAATCCCTGCTTATAGTTTTCCCTGTGGCATCTGACTGGTCATTGTTGGAAACAGGTGCTGGACTCCTTGGACCTTTGATTTGATCCAATGGCTGCTCTTATGTTCCTTATGCTGAGTCAGGCAGTCTCTCTCCAAGTTGTCTACTCAAGCaaggaataaaaataatacaCTCACACAGGCATCTTCTTTCTTTTACTTTCATCTCAGTGGTCATACTATATGAGGGACTATCTGAAGCTACTCGCCACTCTTCCACCACTTGCCACCTCTCGCCGCCTCTTCCAAAAGCAGCTAACATTCCTTCCCACTGCTCCCACAGCCTTTAAATGCAATTCCACAAAGGGAGgagctgtgactcagtggcagagcatctgctttgcatacagatggCTCCAGGTTCAGGCCCCtccacctccagttaaaaggatcagatagaagGTGATGTGTGTGCCTGAGGTTATGGAGAGTAGACAATAGTGGCCTTGAGAAAGCAATGGTCTAACTCAGAACAGGGCATCTTCATGTGTCCAAACCATGCACACTCAATAAGGCTTCCTGAAGTCTTGTGAGATTCCAGCCATGGGAGTTCAGGGAGCCCTACTGGATATATATACATCACTTGCTGTGCTGTGTTTAAAGATGctttgggaaagggggggaggaaggaaagtcAGTTTCTCCAGTTCCTGGACAGGGGAGTAAGAGGATGATGATGGAGTTTGAGGCTACTGCCTCCCAAAACTCCTTTCCCAAGATCACTACCTTGTCTCACATTGTTCTAAAACCAGCCCAGCTTCCCTTTCAATAGCAGTCTAAGAAATTctcattttatacattttttgCAAATGGTATATACTTCATAAAGAATTGTAAGCAAAAAGCCATCATTCATGTACTTTATTCTGGTTGAAAAAAAATTAGCAGTTTTCTGTCACATGTTTTAGAATTCATTAAACTTAGCATCCTATCCCCCCTGGGAATACTCACTAATCAGTTATAGCACAGATAGGTTAATACCAGATAGGCAACAGTACAACTGGAACAGCTCGCATTTACAGCACCACACTGGCCACGATACAATTGGGAGCAGGCCCTGTCTTTTTCCTCCTCCAAGTGAACATTTTCTTTAGCTCCCCCCTGAAGCTGTCATGCAGCCAGGCATAAAGGAAGGCATTGGTGCAAGCAGACATCATAGCAAACCAGTGACAAAGGAGCTGGATGAGGTTAAAATATTGTTTGTCTATCAGTTTAATATCAATATCCTTTATCACATTAAAAATGTACAAAGGCAGCCAACAGACTCCGAAGGCCACCACTACCAAGACCAGGAGGCGGAAGGTCTTCCTCCTTCTGGCTCTGTCACACTCTGCTTGGCTCTGGGTGATGTTTCCAGGGACGACTCGGTTTTTCAGCTTGACTGAGATCCTCAGGTAGGAAACTGAGATGACCATTAAGGGCAGTACATAGGTGAGAATGAGGGTGCTATAGGCATAAGCTAAGTGGTCTCTCTTCATATGGAACCAAAACTCTTCACAGATAGAAAAGTCCAGTTCTGGGAATTCAGTGTGGTACGTGTGGACCAAAGCTGGGGCAGCTAACATGCAACTCAACAACCAAATAGCAGCCAGTGTATAGGCACAGATCTGTATTGTGAGCCGTCTCCGGAGTGGATAAACCATGGCATAGTATCTGTCCACAGCAATGACAGTCAAGGtaaagacagacacaaacactGTGACTGGCTGCATCAGGAACACAAAGTAGCACATGAAGCGTCCGTAGACCCACCCTCGAGGCTCAAAGGCATATGCCAGTGTCAGAGGCACACAGGTGGCACACATAAGCATGTCGGAGAATGCCAGGTTGCCTACCAGGAAGTTCGTGACATTATGCATCTTTTTGGTCTTGCAGATCACATAGATGAGGAGGTAATTCCCAATGATGCCGACAAAAACCACTAAGCAGTAGCAAGGGATGATGAGAGGCTTGAAGAACTGGACGAGTTGGAGCCCCAAGAACAGATTGCTGGTGTTGCTATGGATTACTGAAAGCAAACTCATGGAGGTTAAATTCTCTGGATTCATCCTCTTTCTCCCTGGCAATTTCACAGCCAGAGTTAGGCTAGTAAGTAATCACAGCtgacacacatgcatacatacatgcacATGCATTTATTTTTGACCTCTTAGGATGAAGAATACGTTATGTCCTGGCTACCCCATCATGAATTCATCTACAAAAGAAAAGGACAAATGGTAAGCCTTGACGTGGCTAGCTTTGGACTTTGAGAAAATGCAGTCACTGAGCACCAGCATTCTCCCCCAGCCCCCACTCCGTTaacccagaaatttcccaagcatGTAGTTGCATAGACATGTTACAACAAGCACTGTACTTACAGTTGTGGTATCCAGAAGCCGTCTGAATTTCTTGTGGATGTCGTGTTGCTTCTGCTGCCTCTGATTTCTGTCCTCTAAAAATCCATAGTCAGCCAAGACTCTCTGTTTGCATGCATATGAGAGacggagaaagacagagagagagagagagagagagagagagagagagagagagagatgtgcttTATTACAAAAGCAAAGATCAGTGCTTTCAGCAGCCTTCACTACTTACTCATGATGACTTTGTGTGAAAATCCCTCATTGGCTGACCAGGGCATTACGTTGCTCCTCACATACCTTCTTTAATCCAGCTATAGTTGTAAATCCTATCTTTATCTCCTTGTCCTCCATTGGATATCTGCACTACCATGTTACAAAACAATAAACCCGTATCAATTAgaatagttatttttttaaaaaaaatctgagcccAGATCCCATTATAGGTCTGACACTGCTGactttttataaaataaaaccaTGCTAAAAGGCTGAAGGGCTCTAAATGCTGATGCCACTAGAGGGACTCAGCATGCAATATGAAACTTGAACAGTTTGTTTCCATGATCTATGAATATTGATACACATTTTAAAACGGGTGTCTGTTTGTCATATTCTTTTCTGCAGTATTTCTATAGCACAGCTGTTGCGCTGAATAAAATATGCAAAGAATATTTCAAAACTGATTGACAGCATTCAAAATGGAATTAAAATTGCTTTTGAAAGCAATCTCTTGATGTTTGGGTACAACACAGTTTAGTGTTCTATCTATTTTCTACTTACTACTTTAGCATAGTTTCAATACTAACGTTATTCGTTTTACCTGTTATTTCTTTGCTAGTGTTAATTTAGTTATTTGGTCTGAAAATAGTCTCGATAGAATACATATTAGAAAATCTTTGTTGTGTTGATGATTCCAGCAAGTTCTTTTCACTGTTATCATTTTACAGTCCATCTAAATAATTGTTATTATTTACTGTGTTGTTACATTGTTAAGACAGGTCAAAGGGGTTTTGTCCCTTTGTAGCAAAGGAACACTAAATTGTATTTTAACATTTATCAAATGTCATCAATGTAGTCGATTTCATAAAACACCTGGACATCGTCATCATATCACCATCTTTTTCTCCCACTTCTTTTAGTTTCAAATGGAATGCTCAATTGTTATTTCCTTTAGAGTAACAACCCCATTAATTTGATTTCTGTTCATTCAGACTGTTCAAAATTGGTCTCCTCTGTTACCCAAATCAGTTCTCATGCTAGACCTGCCAAGTCAGAGCAACTCCCACATAAAATGAGAACAGTTGAACCAAGACCTGGGATGGAACTGGAATTGTTCGGTCTGATGTAACACAACTCCCAGTTTTGGCACAGTAAATCTCAGACAAGGAAAAGAGAGTGGGGAGACAAATCACTTAACCAGCAAGTTTATAACCCTAACAAGAGACAAACTGGAAGTGAGGAATCAGTGTGCAAAACTTAGATAATAAGCAGGTATATCACAGAAACCAAATAAAACCAGTCCCTTTGCTCAGACTTTATGTAGTTGTGTTACTTTAAACTAGATATCCCATTAAAGTTAGTTTTAATCCGAAATATGTTCTTCCCACTTGACTAGTCCAGAGCATAAACCAGAAAGAAGAGATAGGTAAAAGTTTGCTCAGTTTGGAACCAGAAGGTGTGGAGGGAATGTAGTTTCCCTAAGTagcgttacacccttctaagcccatcaacTACAATCTGTTTAGAAAACTATAATTCTGTCTAGGAACCTGCTGTGAATGTGTTAATCCacttcttcctctctctcccccccccccccaatttgtacTTCCTTGGCTGGCATTGCTGAGCATATTATCATGGAGCAAAATACTCTGTTAGCCTACCTTTGCAGCATCATGGGCAGGGGGAAAGACCAAAGGAGGGAGGACCAtaattcagtggcagagcatctgcttggcatgtaaaaggtcccaggttcaatccatggcatcttcagtttaaaaagaatgaggtaataggtgatgtgaaagacctccgcccgaggccctggggagctgctgccagtctgagtagacgatGACAACCTTGATGgattgatggtctgattcagtatagagAAGCTTCTTGTGTTCTGTAGAAGCCACCCTTCAAGGCATAAGAGCAGGATTATTGAGGTTGTAAGGATATGGTGGTACAAATGCTGAAGAGCAAGCATTCAGAGATGCAATAGGAAAAACCAAAACATTAGACTAGCATTTAGTTTCTGATCATGTTCAAAACGTCACCATCTTTCTGACTCCAAGTAGTGTCAGAAAAGTTCCTGTTATCTCTCGAAATACTAATCAGCACTTCCTTGACATGATCTGCACCTCTAGCTGTGAGCCACCATCTGCTTCAACCAGAGGATTTGGCTGTAAACTGGTTTTCATCCTACTGACTTCGGTCAGAATAGAATGACTTAAATATAATACTCGGTAACACAATGTTGGATTAGACTTCTGCTACCACAGCAGCACTTTTCCCAGCCTGAGAGATGTGGGCTGTATCTACTTCTAGACTTCTTGATATTAGAGCCTCTTCAGGCGATTGTATTTACAGGATGGATCTTATGGAGAGAAAAGCAGCTAGCTTACATGCATGAATTGGCCAAGTGtgttctaacagtgcaatcctaaaacaacTAACATTATTTCTAAGTCCCTTAAAGTTAAGAAGGGCACTGTGCATCCGAagaagagatactccagtctaagctcattgatttcagtgggcttagactggagtaacttttcttaggatcacactgtgtGACTGTTTAAAATTGCACTGCAAATCTCTTATTAATCCAATCCAAACAGACTATGTATTTTCCAAAACTCTGATTAGCTAAAAATTTAGGAAATTGGTATTTTATGAAATAAACAGGAGCCTGACTGTGAAATTGTGATTATGTTAACCTTTCACAACTATCGATTAAGTAATTGACAACACAATTATGGAACTGGAGTGAAATCTGAAACTTAGGGGAAATACTTCTTCTTCCACCTACCCAAATATGAACTTGTCAGTTGTGTTGATATACTGAATGCTTTCTTTCATTCCTATTCTACTACTAGCACATTATAGTATTAGTGCAACTATAAAAAATCTCTTTAAATAACCATTTTGGAAATGCAGTACACAAATAGTAGTGTAgtagttactagagatgggcacgaatcaaattatgacccaaaaaaacacatgaaccaggccggttcatggttcgtgaaccagtggtttgtggaagcttgtttccacaaacttccacaaactggtctactggttcatttgggtcgcattaaagggcagtttaaatggccatttcccagggaaatggccatataaacttctcctgccacttgcaagccgcaggtccctttaaactatcagctggcaggcggcagggggatcccccctcgccacctgccagctgatagtttaaactgcctaaccctttaaactgccccccaaaaaccctgaaaaaaacctgcgtatttatttattaaaatatatcccacctttctacccTCACAAAGGCCACAACCAtacaattaaaatatacataataaaattacattttaaaaccattaaaaacaaccaaaCACATCACAGTGGTCTGGTAGGATCTTAAAGgagtaagcagtccttcagatatgctagtcccaagccatgtagggctttaaagaacAACACCTGCACCTTAaactgtgcctggaaacaaattcaGAGCCAGTATAAATGGACCAAGACTGGAGTTATATTGTTCCTACAACCTAATGCAGCCAACATCCTGGTAGTACCATTCTGCCCCAATTGAaatttccaaacatttttcaatcgcagccccatgtagagtgcattgcagtaatctattcTAGCTGTAACCAAGGTGTGTATCACAGTGGCCTGATCTTTTCTGTCCAGGAAAGGTTGTAGCTAGCTAATAagacaaagctggtaaaaggtatTCCTGGCCTTTTATTCTGTCACGGGAAAATACACAACCTGCTATTCTCTTTCCCAAAGTGCATATGTTAACTATGGTTTGAACTTTTCTTGCAGAATGTCAAAAAAGACATCACTGAATCCAGGACAAATCAGTGAGTTGGACACATTGTTCCCATTAAGAAAGAAAAATAGCTTCTACTACAAATTTTCGTAGTAGAGCTGCCATGGATATCAAGCATATAATAAGGGTTAGAAACAAAGAATATAAGAGACAAGggttattattagagatgggcacgaacaaaaattcatgacgaatcagggcggtttgtggttcgtgaaccagtggttcatcagatcccatttctgacaaaccaccacaaactttaggctggttcatttggttcattttttgattcgtcactgcagacagcctggtgccgatcaatcagtttcttaggcaacaggggatggacttcctgcagaccttctgctgactcgaaagtgaccttctgctggcccagaagtgatgattttctgacctggatgtgatgttttcatgaaccaaatgaaccagttcgtgaactgggggcaggttcatgaaagttcatggttcgtggtttgtgaaatttgatgaaccatgaaccacatggttcatttttttcccggtctgtgcccatctctggaGACTGGGGCCATGCACAGACAACacatatctttctacaaacttgattTACAAaaaccagatttgcagaaaagtctgaaatataaaataattggGAGGTTAACCCCCTCCCTaaatgatagaagcagcacctgtagctttaagagacAAATCATCgactatgatcttttgacccaccgcctcgccaatgtgggaaTTCAGGGGATAGCGCTGCAGTgactagtctcctttctccatgatggcagaaatggatctgggggacagagggtggcgcttggggagagattATCGTCTCGTAGGCCACTAGTATGTGTTGTGccgcagggagcaatactctccccattattatttaatatctatatgcgcccccttgcccagttggtgcagagtttcgggcttgggtgtcacccagctttatctgttgatggacggctggcctggatcggccccagatgtcctgaagcatgcttttgaagccgtggatggatggttgagacaaagtcagtTGAAACTGAACCCTACAAAGACAGAGATTatgtacttgagtcatggaagtgtggattcaggaACCCAGCTTACTATACtcaatggggcagtgcttacactgtctccgagagttaggagcctgggggtgattcttgattcctccctgacaatggaggatcaggtTACTGTGGTTGCCAGGTATTCCTTTTACTATCTtcgacaagccaggcaacttTCCTCCTATCTATCAtcctgtgacttgactacagtggtccaagcaatggtcacctctagattggactactgtaacacactttacgctgggcttcccttgaacctgatctggcggttacagctggtacagaatgcaacGGTGTGGGTTATTGCTGGAACACCAATATGGGAGCACATAATgccagtattgcgccagctgcattagttaccggtggagtaccgaatgaggttcaaggttttggtattaacctataaagccctatgtggactgggactgtcatatctgcaggactgcctttccccatatgagccccagaggaccctttgcGTGAGCgataaagatccctggccctagggaggcccacctgacgtcgaccagggccagggctttttcggccctggtcccagcctggtggaacgctctgacttacaagaccagggcccggcaggacctgttagtattttgctgggcctgcaaaATGGAGCTTCTTCCAGGCAtgtggttgatgctaggcggtgcctCCCCCGGTGGGGGGTTAAACAATATGCCCTCCCATTCAATGTCAcctcccatctctcacatattttgctGAAAAATGCTCTATAGATGGTGAAAGGTGAGTGTCTAATGTGCTGCTATGCTCTCTATTTTTATacttatatagatgtagtatgtttttaaatgaatgatatgtactatttatgttttgaatggtaatgttgattaattgtgtagtggttttttaagctttgttgtgatccatcctgagcccacaggtgtggggagggcagactataaattgaataaattaaattaaattaaattaaattaaaatgtcctcagtggccattgctaggtaaccacaacagTAATGCCAGACTAAGCCATGTTTTTTTTGTCAGCAAAAGGCAGGTGAGAGAagcctttccaggactgtttaaGACTTTgaggggccaggcctggcagcaacttccAGTAACTTGCtactgcatgactcacccaggtccaGTGGCTCACCTCACAAAAGCCACTGctatgtaatggttagagtttcagattaggatatgagagacccagattcaaattgcCATTTGGTGAATTTGGTCCAGCCACACACTTTTAGCCTAAACTACTTCACTggactgttgtgatgataaaaatggaggaaggagaatgtaagctactttgggtccccactgggaagaaaggtgaggtataaatgtattaaataaacaaaaatacaacTGAAAGTGGAgcgcagataaaaggtaggttttgGTTAGGAATAAGAAAGTTGAGGGTATGGGGGTGGCCAGGAGGAGAAAGATAGGATGGGAAGAAGCATACAGTGGAAAGTAAGGTGATTCCCACATATCTTGCCAGAT
Coding sequences:
- the LOC129332692 gene encoding prolactin-releasing peptide receptor-like; the encoded protein is MVVQISNGGQGDKDRIYNYSWIKEGRKRMNPENLTSMSLLSVIHSNTSNLFLGLQLVQFFKPLIIPCYCLVVFVGIIGNYLLIYVICKTKKMHNVTNFLVGNLAFSDMLMCATCVPLTLAYAFEPRGWVYGRFMCYFVFLMQPVTVFVSVFTLTVIAVDRYYAMVYPLRRRLTIQICAYTLAAIWLLSCMLAAPALVHTYHTEFPELDFSICEEFWFHMKRDHLAYAYSTLILTYVLPLMVISVSYLRISVKLKNRVVPGNITQSQAECDRARRRKTFRLLVLVVVAFGVCWLPLYIFNVIKDIDIKLIDKQYFNLIQLLCHWFAMMSACTNAFLYAWLHDSFRGELKKMFTWRRKKTGPAPNCIVASVVL